The proteins below are encoded in one region of uncultured Eubacteriales bacterium:
- the pyrK gene encoding Dihydroorotate dehydrogenase B (NAD(+)), electron transfer subunit: protein MPIQTECKVLTMEALNPYAWSMTVDAGELARGALPGQFVQVKCGHSRMLRRPVSICDAEGDTLRLVFEVRGDGTEWLSRRKVGARVDLIGPLGKGFDLSGDKLLLVGGGIGLPPMLYAAKWCKGKAHVVAGFRSSDRAMLAEDFEKAAETFAITSDDGSIGTHGFVDALVRQALEKEKNFTGILACGPKPMLRSVVRAAEEFGLSVQVSMEERMACGVGACLGCAVQMADGSMKHVCKDGPVFDSRKVDWNV from the coding sequence ATGCCCATCCAGACCGAATGTAAGGTTTTGACTATGGAGGCCCTCAACCCCTACGCCTGGTCCATGACCGTGGACGCGGGCGAACTGGCCCGGGGGGCTTTGCCGGGGCAGTTTGTCCAGGTGAAGTGCGGGCATAGCCGAATGCTCCGCCGCCCCGTCTCTATCTGCGACGCAGAGGGGGATACCCTGCGCCTGGTCTTCGAGGTGCGGGGCGATGGGACCGAGTGGCTCTCGCGCCGGAAGGTGGGGGCCAGGGTGGACCTCATCGGCCCCCTGGGGAAAGGCTTTGACCTCTCGGGGGACAAGCTCCTCCTGGTGGGAGGCGGCATTGGCCTGCCGCCCATGCTGTATGCCGCCAAGTGGTGTAAAGGAAAAGCCCATGTCGTAGCCGGTTTCCGCTCGTCGGACCGAGCCATGCTGGCGGAGGACTTTGAGAAAGCCGCCGAAACCTTTGCGATCACCAGCGACGACGGCTCTATCGGCACCCACGGCTTTGTGGACGCGCTGGTTCGTCAGGCGCTTGAAAAGGAAAAAAACTTTACAGGGATTCTTGCCTGTGGGCCCAAGCCTATGCTCCGCTCGGTAGTGAGGGCGGCGGAAGAATTCGGTTTGAGCGTACAGGTCTCCATGGAGGAGCGGATGGCCTGCGGCGTGGGGGCCTGCCTGGGCTGCGCAGTCCAGATGGCGGACGGGAGCATGAAGCACGTTTGCAAGGATGGCCCGGTCTTTGACAGTAGGAAGGTGGACTGGAATGTCTAA
- the pyrD gene encoding Dihydroorotate dehydrogenase B (NAD(+)), catalytic subunit encodes MSNLDMSVTLAGMTMKNPIVAASGTFGFGREYGEFFDISELGGICVKGLTPARREGNPPPRIAETPMGMLNSVGLQNPGVDAFIAHELPDLRKHDLRVIANISGNTPEEYGEMCEKLSAAGVDMIEVNISCPNVKAGGLAYGTRPELAAEVTAVAKAHSTVPVMVKLSPNVTDVTEIARAVEDAGADAISLINTIRGMRIDVNTRRPILKMNTGGLSGPAVFPVAVRMVWEVANAVKVPILGMGGISTGKDAAELMLAGATAVAVGAACFTEPYAPICVRDGLGDIAQAQGLTKVSDLTGAVKPW; translated from the coding sequence ATGTCTAATTTGGATATGTCGGTCACCTTAGCTGGTATGACCATGAAAAACCCCATTGTGGCGGCCTCAGGTACCTTCGGCTTTGGCCGGGAGTATGGGGAGTTTTTCGACATCTCGGAGCTGGGCGGCATCTGCGTCAAGGGCCTCACCCCAGCCCGCCGTGAGGGGAACCCACCCCCCCGCATCGCAGAGACCCCAATGGGTATGCTCAACTCTGTGGGCCTCCAGAATCCCGGCGTGGATGCCTTCATCGCCCATGAGCTGCCCGATTTGAGAAAGCACGATCTGCGGGTTATCGCCAACATCTCTGGCAACACTCCCGAGGAGTACGGCGAGATGTGCGAAAAGCTGTCCGCCGCCGGGGTGGATATGATCGAGGTCAACATCTCCTGCCCCAATGTGAAGGCGGGGGGCCTTGCCTACGGCACCCGGCCCGAGCTGGCCGCAGAGGTGACAGCGGTGGCAAAGGCCCACTCCACCGTGCCCGTGATGGTGAAACTGTCCCCCAATGTGACCGACGTGACCGAGATCGCCCGGGCGGTGGAGGACGCGGGGGCCGATGCCATCAGCCTTATTAACACCATCCGAGGCATGCGTATTGATGTAAATACGCGCCGCCCCATTTTAAAGATGAACACCGGCGGACTGTCCGGCCCCGCCGTCTTCCCCGTGGCCGTTCGCATGGTCTGGGAGGTGGCGAATGCCGTCAAGGTGCCCATTTTAGGCATGGGCGGCATCTCCACCGGGAAGGACGCCGCCGAGCTGATGCTGGCGGGGGCCACGGCGGTGGCTGTTGGGGCCGCATGCTTTACCGAGCCCTACGCCCCCATCTGTGTGCGGGACGGCCTGGGGGACATTGCTCAGGCCCAGGGGCTTACCAAGGTGTCCGACCTGACCGGGGCAGTGAAACCCTGGTAA
- a CDS encoding Phosphoglycerate mutase family protein yields MTRLYLIRHAEAEGNLYRRIQGWYDSLITDRGCRQIAALEHRFESIPIDAVYSSDLYRTMTTAAAVYRPKGLPLQIRADLREIHLGVWEDRSWGEVAYTDPERMRAFNNSLSTWSVEGGETFRQLGDRMAAAMLDIVAQNPGRTVAVFSHGMAIRALQGTLLGLPEKEWTTLGHGDNTCVTCIEVDEGRASILWRNDNSHLPEEISTLAKQSWWKAGSGAKEDTNLRYVPLDMEKDSELYYQARKEAWLSIHHTIQNFDGDGFVREAMDQWRVNPRSVTCAYLRSELVGLIQMDTSHYTAEGVGYIPFYYMTPKSRKNGMGVQLMGEAVSLYRQLGRDRLRLRCAPDNYVAQRFYQRYGFRKIGEAQGSRVPLDLLEKPIALELQVR; encoded by the coding sequence ATGACCCGACTTTACCTCATACGTCATGCTGAGGCCGAGGGAAACCTCTACCGCCGCATCCAGGGGTGGTACGACAGCCTGATTACCGACCGGGGCTGCCGTCAGATCGCCGCCCTGGAGCATCGCTTTGAATCCATCCCTATCGACGCGGTGTACTCCAGCGACCTTTACCGCACTATGACCACCGCCGCTGCGGTCTACAGGCCCAAGGGCCTGCCCCTTCAGATCCGGGCTGATTTGCGTGAGATCCATCTCGGCGTATGGGAGGACCGGTCCTGGGGCGAGGTGGCCTACACCGACCCGGAGCGGATGCGCGCCTTCAACAACTCCCTTTCCACCTGGAGTGTAGAGGGTGGAGAAACCTTTCGCCAGTTGGGGGACCGAATGGCTGCCGCGATGCTGGATATTGTGGCGCAGAACCCTGGCCGCACGGTGGCGGTTTTCTCCCATGGCATGGCCATTCGCGCCCTTCAGGGTACGTTGCTGGGCCTGCCGGAGAAGGAGTGGACTACGTTGGGCCATGGGGACAACACCTGTGTCACCTGCATCGAGGTGGACGAGGGGAGGGCCAGCATTCTCTGGCGCAACGACAACTCCCACCTGCCCGAGGAGATCTCCACCCTGGCAAAACAGTCCTGGTGGAAGGCGGGCAGCGGCGCGAAGGAGGACACGAACCTCCGCTATGTGCCCCTGGATATGGAGAAGGACAGCGAGCTCTACTACCAGGCCCGGAAAGAGGCATGGCTCTCCATCCATCACACCATCCAGAATTTCGACGGGGACGGTTTTGTCCGGGAGGCCATGGACCAGTGGCGGGTGAATCCCCGTTCGGTCACCTGTGCCTACCTGCGCAGCGAGCTGGTGGGCCTCATCCAGATGGACACAAGCCACTATACTGCCGAGGGCGTGGGCTACATCCCCTTTTACTATATGACCCCCAAGAGCCGAAAAAACGGTATGGGGGTCCAACTGATGGGTGAGGCGGTTTCCCTTTACAGGCAATTGGGCAGGGACCGGCTGCGTCTGCGCTGCGCCCCGGACAACTACGTGGCCCAGCGGTTCTATCAGCGGTACGGGTTCCGCAAGATCGGGGAGGCTCAGGGGAGTCGCGTACCCCTGGACCTACTGGAAAAACCCATTGCCCTGGAGTTGCAAGTAAGATAA
- a CDS encoding conserved hypothetical protein (Evidence 4 : Homologs of previously reported genes of unknown function) — MEQANTRFLPVSKQDMADRGWDGYDFLLITGDAYVDHPSFGTAIIGRVLEAEGYRVAVLAQPDWKRPEAFSALGRPKLGVMISSGNIDSMVAHYTVAKRRRQDDAYSPGNKSGLRPDRAAIVYSNCIRRVFGDIPIVIGGLEASLRRFAHYDYWDDKVRRSVLFDSQADLLTYGMGETATRQIAARLASGTPISEITDVKGTAFIATDPSACTYTKVECASFEKVAADKRAYAEANMLQYREHDPIVGRAILQRHGEDLLVVNPPAMPLTTAELDFVAELPYVREPHPMYDDMGGVPSIEEVRFSVAHNRGCFGACNFCSLAFHQGRIISARSHESVIREVTALTKHPGFKGYIHDVGGPTANFRRPACQKQMKAGLCKNRACLSPEACPNLDADHTDYLQLLRKLREIPGVKKIFIRSGIRFDYMLKDKSGEFFAELVKHHVSGQLKVAPEHCSDAVLDYMGKPHIDVYEKFRRKYESLNQKYGKEQYLVPYLISSHPGSTLEDAVKLAEWLNRSGRQPEQVQDFYPTPGTLSTCMYYTGIDPRTMERVFVPTNPHDKAMQRALMQWKRPEKRPLVLEALHAAHREDLIGYGKQCLVRPNGPRPAAQTGEGRPSKSHKPDAARNDRHKGAGKGQPPAKASGGKSAAPKKKAGWAAPKPKKNARPARGGKSTGKGK, encoded by the coding sequence ATGGAACAAGCAAACACCCGGTTTTTGCCGGTTTCAAAACAGGATATGGCGGACCGGGGCTGGGACGGGTACGACTTTCTTCTCATCACCGGAGATGCCTACGTGGACCACCCTTCCTTCGGCACAGCCATCATCGGCCGGGTGCTGGAGGCCGAGGGGTACCGGGTAGCGGTTCTCGCCCAGCCGGACTGGAAGCGGCCTGAGGCCTTTTCCGCCTTGGGGCGGCCCAAGCTGGGGGTGATGATCTCCAGCGGTAATATCGACTCTATGGTGGCGCACTACACCGTCGCCAAGCGCCGCCGCCAGGACGACGCCTATTCCCCGGGGAACAAGTCGGGGCTGCGTCCCGACCGGGCGGCAATCGTATACTCCAACTGTATTCGCCGTGTGTTTGGGGATATCCCCATCGTCATCGGCGGGCTGGAGGCGTCTTTGCGCCGTTTTGCCCACTATGACTACTGGGATGACAAAGTGCGCCGCAGCGTCCTCTTCGACAGTCAGGCCGACCTCCTGACCTACGGCATGGGCGAGACCGCCACCCGGCAAATTGCCGCGCGCCTCGCCTCCGGCACTCCCATCTCCGAGATCACCGATGTAAAGGGAACTGCCTTTATCGCAACAGACCCCTCGGCCTGCACCTACACCAAGGTGGAGTGCGCCAGCTTTGAGAAGGTGGCCGCCGACAAGCGCGCCTATGCCGAGGCCAACATGCTCCAGTACCGGGAGCACGACCCTATTGTTGGCAGGGCCATTCTCCAGCGCCACGGGGAGGACCTGCTGGTCGTCAACCCACCCGCCATGCCTCTCACTACGGCCGAGCTGGACTTCGTGGCCGAGCTGCCCTACGTCCGGGAGCCCCACCCTATGTACGACGATATGGGGGGTGTGCCCTCTATTGAGGAGGTGCGATTCTCGGTGGCCCACAACCGGGGGTGTTTCGGCGCGTGTAATTTCTGCTCCCTGGCCTTTCATCAGGGGCGCATCATCTCGGCCCGCAGCCACGAGAGCGTAATTCGGGAAGTGACCGCCCTCACCAAGCACCCCGGCTTTAAGGGCTATATCCACGACGTAGGCGGTCCCACCGCCAACTTCCGCCGTCCCGCCTGCCAAAAGCAGATGAAGGCGGGCCTGTGCAAAAACAGGGCTTGCCTGTCCCCCGAGGCCTGTCCCAACCTGGATGCCGACCACACCGACTACCTCCAGCTCCTGCGCAAGCTGCGGGAGATCCCGGGGGTGAAGAAAATTTTCATTCGCTCCGGCATCCGCTTTGACTATATGCTTAAAGACAAGAGCGGCGAGTTCTTTGCGGAGCTGGTGAAGCACCATGTCTCCGGCCAGCTCAAGGTGGCACCGGAGCACTGCTCCGACGCGGTGCTGGACTATATGGGCAAGCCCCATATCGACGTTTACGAGAAGTTCCGCCGCAAGTACGAGTCCCTGAACCAGAAGTACGGCAAGGAGCAGTACCTGGTGCCGTACCTCATCTCCTCCCACCCCGGCTCCACCCTGGAGGATGCAGTGAAACTGGCCGAGTGGCTCAACAGGTCTGGCCGCCAGCCGGAGCAGGTGCAGGACTTCTATCCCACCCCCGGAACCCTCTCCACCTGTATGTACTATACCGGCATCGACCCCCGCACCATGGAGCGGGTCTTCGTGCCGACCAATCCCCACGATAAGGCCATGCAGAGGGCGCTGATGCAGTGGAAGCGCCCGGAGAAACGCCCCCTGGTTCTGGAGGCCCTCCACGCCGCCCACCGGGAGGATTTGATCGGGTATGGCAAGCAGTGTCTCGTCCGGCCAAACGGCCCCCGTCCCGCCGCCCAGACGGGGGAGGGGAGGCCGTCCAAGAGCCATAAGCCCGACGCCGCCAGGAACGACCGGCATAAGGGCGCAGGCAAGGGTCAGCCGCCCGCCAAGGCCTCCGGCGGAAAGAGCGCCGCCCCGAAGAAAAAGGCTGGCTGGGCCGCGCCTAAGCCTAAGAAGAACGCCCGCCCCGCCCGAGGCGGCAAGAGCACGGGGAAGGGAAAGTAA
- a CDS encoding conserved hypothetical protein (Evidence 4 : Homologs of previously reported genes of unknown function): protein MPKYAAFFRGLNVGGKNIVKMADLETLFSSLGFQEVKTYIQSGNVVFSSQQDEIALAAPITSAFETRFGFQSAVILRSDTELSDIIHSLPFSAAEIEIAEKETPDVEHLYVYLSDAALDREQVTRICADYDGKDTIYAANREIYLLCRQSVRNSKLAARLAKLPQALTARNLRTLEKISGML from the coding sequence ATGCCAAAATATGCCGCCTTTTTCCGCGGACTCAACGTCGGCGGAAAGAATATCGTCAAGATGGCAGACCTGGAAACTCTGTTTTCCAGTCTGGGCTTTCAAGAGGTAAAAACATATATCCAGAGCGGGAACGTCGTCTTCTCATCCCAACAGGATGAAATAGCGCTCGCAGCGCCGATCACGAGCGCCTTTGAAACTCGGTTCGGCTTTCAAAGCGCGGTCATCCTGCGGTCGGACACGGAGCTATCGGATATCATTCACTCGCTGCCCTTTTCGGCGGCAGAAATAGAAATTGCCGAAAAAGAGACTCCCGACGTGGAACACCTCTACGTGTATCTGTCCGACGCCGCGCTGGACCGCGAACAGGTAACGCGGATCTGCGCCGATTATGACGGCAAAGATACAATTTACGCTGCAAACCGTGAAATATATTTGCTCTGCCGCCAAAGCGTCCGGAATTCAAAACTCGCCGCGCGATTGGCCAAGCTCCCGCAGGCATTGACCGCCCGTAATTTAAGGACGCTGGAGAAAATCAGCGGGATGTTATAA
- a CDS encoding conserved hypothetical protein (Evidence 4 : Homologs of previously reported genes of unknown function) — MKQYICLAPSPWSAAPTRTQHLMSRLRDAKILYFEPSCPIGSRAHKKPARQVRPGVTVYTLPPVLHVEPQHSLLLERQHRRLARFIQQKLDVHRFRDPILWATSPEQVHLLDKLPLRGMVYDCDQDWPQLPLEWESDLALAAEVIFAASPGLIKHLAPCNDNIALLPNGVNFPMFSREGLETPPELQGLKAPVLGWVGRIHRDTDLSPLLQAAQDLTGCAFVLVGRVEKNPLASTLRALPNVIFTGERPLAELPEYLAHFDVCMNLLRRGDVGSDVIPERVYQYLSAGKPIVSMLWEDQVEDFPDVVYAAHSPAEFSQLCRRALAEPGDWARNRRREYGAGAAWSVRADEVYRILETIGLY, encoded by the coding sequence TTGAAGCAATATATCTGCCTCGCCCCCTCTCCCTGGAGCGCCGCCCCCACCCGGACACAGCACCTGATGTCCCGGCTGCGGGACGCGAAGATCCTCTACTTCGAGCCTTCCTGTCCCATCGGGAGCCGGGCCCACAAAAAGCCAGCCCGCCAGGTCCGCCCCGGCGTGACGGTATATACCCTTCCCCCCGTCTTGCACGTGGAGCCCCAACACAGTCTCCTACTGGAACGGCAGCACCGCAGGCTGGCCCGTTTCATCCAGCAGAAACTGGACGTCCACCGCTTTCGGGACCCCATCCTCTGGGCCACCTCGCCGGAGCAGGTCCATCTGCTGGACAAGCTCCCCCTGCGCGGCATGGTGTACGACTGTGACCAGGACTGGCCCCAGCTCCCCCTGGAATGGGAGAGCGATCTGGCCCTGGCCGCCGAGGTGATCTTTGCCGCCTCGCCGGGCCTCATCAAGCATTTGGCCCCCTGCAACGATAACATCGCTCTCCTGCCCAACGGAGTCAACTTCCCTATGTTCAGCCGTGAGGGACTGGAGACGCCCCCTGAGCTGCAGGGCCTGAAGGCCCCCGTCCTGGGTTGGGTGGGGCGCATCCACCGGGACACCGACCTCTCCCCTCTCCTCCAGGCCGCCCAGGATCTAACGGGGTGCGCCTTCGTTCTGGTGGGGCGGGTGGAGAAAAACCCGCTGGCCTCCACCCTGCGGGCCCTGCCCAACGTGATCTTCACCGGGGAGCGGCCCCTGGCCGAGCTGCCCGAGTACCTCGCCCACTTCGACGTGTGCATGAACCTCCTCCGCCGCGGGGACGTGGGGAGCGACGTCATCCCCGAGCGCGTCTACCAGTACCTCTCCGCCGGAAAGCCCATCGTCTCCATGCTCTGGGAGGACCAGGTGGAGGACTTCCCCGACGTGGTCTACGCAGCCCACAGCCCCGCGGAGTTCTCCCAGCTATGCCGCCGGGCTTTGGCCGAACCGGGGGACTGGGCCAGAAACCGCCGCCGGGAGTACGGCGCCGGTGCCGCCTGGAGCGTCCGCGCCGACGAGGTGTACCGCATTCTGGAGACCATCGGGCTCTACTGA
- the csaB gene encoding Polysaccharide pyruvyl transferase CsaB produces the protein MKVIHLISGGDSGGAKTHVHTLLMNLKNTPGVEITMVTFVEGPFTEEARALGIPTVVLPGRNLIRTFQALKKLIREGGYQIIHCHGARGNMMGALLRAPTGLPVVTTVHSDYRLDYMGRPLSRLTYGTINTIALRLLDYRIGVSDAMVDLLISRGFDPDKLFPIYNGLDFSPREVKRSRAEYWKSVGADWPEDCVVAGIAARLNPVKDLPTLIRGYAIAHETCPQLRLLIAGDGEQMAELKALAQSLGVKNEVCFAGWESDTDSFYHAIDISCLTSLSETFPYSLTEGARAGLPTVASRVGGVPYLIDHGVNGFLFEAGDVQGLARHLTTLASDATLRAHMGQRLYQKGVANYSLESTLERQLEIYNIILRRRARAYKERDGVLVCGAYGRGNAGDDAILEAIVTELRQIDPDLPVWVLSRKPSETRLTYRVRSIYTFAFPKFLWRMHKTKLYINGGGSLMQDVTSHRSLWFYLFTISAAKLLGNRVQMYGCGIGPIRSPSNRARAASVLQKRVDTITLRDTHSKEELTQMGVTNPEIILSADPTVILPAAPAEVVDGILENEGLDPNGKYIGFTLRPWPGFEEKASIFAAAADYAWEKYGLTPIFLPIERRLDVAAAEKAATFIKKAPYHILRSTGSSDHTIGLFARMQVVVSMRLHALVFSAGQGVPLVGVVYDPKISSFLSYIGQDLYSELETVTAECLCAHVDAACARIGDSAFLSGGVDRLREVERRNSAAADKLLST, from the coding sequence ATGAAGGTCATTCATCTTATCTCCGGCGGCGACAGCGGCGGCGCCAAAACCCATGTCCATACTCTGCTGATGAATTTAAAAAACACGCCCGGCGTGGAGATCACGATGGTCACCTTTGTCGAAGGGCCCTTTACCGAGGAGGCCCGCGCCCTGGGCATCCCTACGGTGGTTCTGCCCGGGCGCAACCTGATCCGTACCTTCCAGGCCCTGAAAAAGCTCATCCGTGAGGGCGGCTATCAGATCATCCACTGCCACGGTGCCCGGGGCAACATGATGGGGGCCCTCCTGCGCGCCCCCACCGGATTGCCGGTTGTGACCACCGTCCACTCGGATTACCGGCTGGACTACATGGGCCGCCCCCTCTCCCGCCTCACTTACGGCACCATCAACACCATCGCCCTGCGGCTTTTAGATTACCGCATCGGCGTGTCCGATGCGATGGTGGACCTCCTCATCTCCCGAGGGTTTGACCCGGACAAGCTTTTTCCCATCTATAATGGGCTGGACTTCTCCCCCCGCGAGGTAAAGCGCAGCCGCGCCGAGTACTGGAAGAGCGTGGGGGCCGACTGGCCCGAGGACTGTGTGGTGGCGGGTATTGCCGCCCGCCTGAATCCCGTCAAGGATCTCCCCACCCTCATCCGGGGCTACGCCATCGCCCATGAGACCTGCCCTCAGCTCCGCCTTCTCATCGCGGGTGACGGCGAGCAGATGGCCGAGCTCAAGGCCCTTGCCCAATCCCTGGGCGTGAAGAACGAGGTCTGTTTCGCGGGCTGGGAGTCCGACACCGATAGTTTCTACCACGCCATCGACATCAGCTGCCTCACTTCCCTGTCCGAGACCTTCCCCTACTCCCTCACCGAGGGGGCAAGGGCGGGGCTGCCCACTGTCGCCAGCCGGGTGGGCGGCGTCCCTTACCTCATCGATCACGGGGTTAACGGTTTCCTCTTTGAGGCGGGGGACGTTCAGGGTCTTGCCCGGCACCTGACTACCCTGGCCAGCGACGCTACCCTCCGGGCCCACATGGGCCAGCGGCTCTATCAGAAGGGCGTGGCGAATTACTCCCTGGAGAGCACCTTGGAACGCCAGCTTGAAATTTACAACATCATCCTCCGCCGCCGCGCCAGGGCGTATAAGGAACGGGACGGCGTGCTGGTCTGCGGGGCGTACGGCCGTGGCAACGCTGGGGACGACGCGATTCTGGAGGCCATCGTCACCGAGCTGCGCCAGATCGACCCGGACCTTCCCGTCTGGGTCCTCTCCCGCAAACCCAGCGAGACCCGGCTCACTTACCGGGTTCGGTCCATCTACACCTTCGCCTTTCCCAAGTTTCTCTGGAGGATGCACAAAACCAAGCTCTATATCAACGGCGGCGGCTCCCTCATGCAGGACGTAACCAGCCACCGCTCCCTTTGGTTCTACCTCTTCACCATCTCGGCGGCTAAGCTTTTGGGTAACCGGGTCCAGATGTACGGCTGCGGCATCGGCCCCATCCGCTCCCCCTCCAATCGCGCTCGGGCGGCCTCCGTCCTCCAGAAGCGGGTAGACACCATTACTTTGCGGGACACCCATTCTAAAGAGGAGCTTACGCAGATGGGGGTCACCAACCCCGAGATCATCCTCTCGGCCGACCCCACCGTCATCCTCCCCGCCGCCCCTGCCGAGGTGGTGGACGGCATACTGGAGAACGAGGGCCTGGACCCGAACGGCAAGTACATCGGCTTTACCCTCCGTCCCTGGCCGGGATTTGAGGAGAAGGCCTCCATCTTCGCCGCCGCCGCGGATTACGCCTGGGAAAAATACGGCCTAACCCCCATCTTCCTGCCCATTGAGCGGCGCCTGGACGTGGCCGCCGCCGAAAAGGCCGCCACTTTTATTAAAAAGGCACCCTACCACATCTTGCGCAGCACGGGCAGCAGCGACCACACCATCGGCCTCTTCGCCCGGATGCAGGTGGTGGTCTCCATGCGCCTGCACGCGCTGGTCTTTTCCGCAGGGCAGGGGGTGCCCCTGGTGGGCGTGGTGTACGACCCAAAAATCAGCTCCTTCCTCTCTTACATCGGCCAGGACCTGTACTCCGAGCTGGAGACGGTTACCGCGGAGTGTCTCTGCGCCCACGTGGACGCCGCCTGCGCCCGTATCGGGGACAGTGCGTTCCTGTCGGGCGGCGTGGATCGCCTGCGGGAGGTTGAGCGGCGCAACAGCGCCGCGGCGGATAAGCTGTTAAGCACCTGA
- a CDS encoding conserved hypothetical protein (Evidence 4 : Homologs of previously reported genes of unknown function), whose product MAEKKKFIDEKGKLFGKINVIDLIVLALIAVIVVVLGMKLANRASGLPTEGEGVHLEYTVLVSRVSQEVYDSVAQQVAAGGENNTLMANGDILTGCTVKSITSAPHREAVEKADGTIVLSDEPGYVDATFAIEAVITNRVTQAVGTQEIRIGKSHIVKTKSYELINGIILTCETVEAGQ is encoded by the coding sequence ATGGCAGAGAAGAAAAAGTTCATCGACGAAAAAGGAAAGCTCTTCGGAAAAATTAACGTCATCGACCTGATCGTCCTGGCGCTCATCGCTGTCATCGTGGTGGTGCTGGGCATGAAGCTGGCAAACCGCGCCAGCGGCCTGCCAACCGAGGGGGAGGGCGTGCACCTGGAGTACACCGTGCTGGTGAGCCGTGTCTCTCAAGAGGTGTATGACTCAGTAGCCCAGCAGGTGGCGGCCGGCGGCGAGAACAACACCCTCATGGCCAACGGCGATATACTCACCGGCTGTACGGTGAAATCGATCACCTCTGCGCCCCATAGGGAGGCGGTAGAGAAGGCGGACGGCACCATCGTGCTCAGTGACGAGCCGGGCTACGTAGACGCCACCTTCGCCATCGAGGCGGTCATTACAAACCGGGTCACCCAGGCGGTCGGCACCCAGGAGATCCGTATCGGCAAGAGCCACATCGTCAAAACTAAGAGCTATGAGCTTATAAATGGCATCATCCTCACCTGCGAGACGGTGGAGGCGGGCCAATAG
- a CDS encoding PAP2 family protein, which yields MLSGLIALDGGLLLWIQEFIRVGFLNPFFVFYTHLGDFGLLWIGASLILLCFKKTRRAGALGLLALALGTLFTNVLLKHLVARPRPWLTVEGLQFLVVEGDPNSFPSGHTCAAFAAAGAWYRALPKRWMGITALALAALMGLSRLYVGVHFPSDVLAGALVGLFSAWLARRLGQRLPILGEESGNHGGL from the coding sequence ATGCTGTCCGGTCTGATTGCCCTGGACGGGGGTCTTCTTCTGTGGATCCAGGAATTTATCCGTGTGGGGTTTTTAAACCCATTTTTTGTGTTTTATACCCACCTGGGAGACTTCGGGCTCCTCTGGATAGGGGCGTCCCTGATTCTACTCTGTTTTAAAAAGACCAGGCGGGCGGGGGCGCTGGGGCTGCTTGCCCTGGCCCTGGGGACCCTCTTCACCAACGTACTCCTTAAGCATCTGGTCGCCCGGCCCCGGCCCTGGCTGACGGTGGAGGGCCTTCAATTCCTGGTGGTGGAGGGCGACCCCAACTCTTTCCCCTCGGGGCATACCTGCGCCGCCTTCGCGGCGGCGGGGGCCTGGTACAGGGCACTGCCAAAGCGGTGGATGGGAATTACCGCCCTCGCCCTGGCGGCGCTGATGGGGCTCTCCCGGCTCTATGTGGGGGTCCATTTCCCCTCCGACGTGCTGGCGGGAGCGCTGGTAGGCCTCTTCTCCGCGTGGCTGGCCCGGCGGCTGGGCCAGCGCTTGCCCATACTTGGAGAGGAGAGCGGAAACCATGGAGGACTGTGA
- a CDS encoding conserved hypothetical protein (Evidence 4 : Homologs of previously reported genes of unknown function), whose translation MEDCEPLFYLRAAASEDILRLAELYNSNLDFLKSHLGTDRVTADFIQKELNEMAGAGFQSCVLTDSKSGQIIALCDYRLGEETYLSLLMLDGGRKGKGLGRRAYGYLEEIFRRDGARRVRIDVVDGYAGNVVGFWEKQGFLFQEYLVLNWDGHPMRARVMKKELMG comes from the coding sequence ATGGAGGACTGTGAACCTCTATTTTACCTGCGTGCAGCCGCATCGGAGGATATCCTTCGGCTGGCGGAACTGTATAACTCCAATCTGGACTTTTTAAAGAGCCATCTGGGTACGGATAGGGTGACCGCCGATTTTATTCAAAAGGAACTGAACGAGATGGCGGGAGCCGGATTTCAGTCCTGCGTTCTTACTGACAGTAAAAGTGGGCAGATTATCGCTCTTTGCGACTATCGGTTGGGGGAGGAGACCTATCTATCCCTGCTCATGCTTGACGGTGGGAGAAAGGGAAAAGGGCTTGGCCGCCGGGCCTATGGATATCTGGAGGAGATTTTTCGCCGCGATGGAGCACGCCGGGTCCGTATTGACGTGGTGGATGGATATGCTGGGAATGTGGTCGGCTTTTGGGAAAAGCAGGGTTTCCTGTTTCAGGAGTATCTTGTCCTGAACTGGGACGGCCACCCCATGAGGGCGCGGGTCATGAAAAAAGAACTGATGGGATAA